The Streptomyces sp. A2-16 sequence GTCCTCCCGGCGCGAACTCGTCGCCTGGATCTCCCACGACCTGCGCACCCCGCTCGCCGGGCTGCGCGCGATGTCCGAGGCCCTGGAGGACGGTGTCGCCGCCGACCCCGCCCGCTATCTGAGGCAGATCCGCACCGAGGTCGAACGCCTCAACGACATGGTCGGCGACCTCTTCGAACTCTCCCGCATCCACGCGGGGACGCTGGCGCTGAGCCCGAGCCGGATCTCCCTGTACGACCTCGTCTCGGACGCCCTCGCGGGCGCCGACCCCCTGGCGCGCGAACACGGAGTACGGCTGGTCGGCGACCGGGTGGCCGCCGTACCGGTCGAGGTGGACGGCAAGGAGATGAGCCGGGTGCTGGGCAACCTCCTCGTCAACGCCATCCGCCGCACGCCCGCCGACGGGACGGTCGCGGTGGCCGCCGAGCACCGTGCCGAGGGGGTCGTCCTGTCCGTCACGGACGGCTGCGGCGGCATCCCCGAGGAGGATCTGCCCCGCGTCTTCGACACCGGCTGGCGCGGCACGCACGCCCGGACACCGCCCGCCGGGGCCGGACTCGGGCTCGCGATCGTCCGGGGCATCGTGGAGGCCCACGCCGGCCGAGCCACCGTGCGCAACGTCCCGGGCGGCTGCCGCTTCGAGGTGGTGCTGCCGTCGGCGGCCTCCTGAGAAGGCGGGCGCAAACGCCTGCACCACAGGGAAAGTGGGTGGTGCCACCCGCGGCCGCTTTCTTTCGCGGGCGGCACCACCGGTCCACCGCGGGCTACGCGCCTCGCATCCCCGCGCCCGCGAACTCCCGCATTCCCTCGGCGAATCCGACCTCCGCCTTCCACCCCAGATCCGCCCGCAGCCGCGCCGAGTCCGCCGTGATGTGCCGTACGTCCCCGAGACGGTACTCCCCGGTGACCACGGGCTCGGGCCCGCCGTACGCCCCGGCCAGCGCGCGGGCCATCTCGCCCACCGTGTGCGGCTCGCCGCTTCCGGTGTTGTACGAGGTGAGCGCGCCGTCCCTCGAACTCGCCTCCAGCGCCGCCACGTTGGCCGCGGCCACATCCCGTACGTGCACGAAGTCCCGGCGCTGGCAGCCGTCCTCGAAGACGCGCGGGGCCTCGCCGCGGGCGAGCGCGGAGCGGAAGAAGGAGGCGACGCCGGCGTACGGGGTGTCGCGGGGCATGCCCGGCCCGTACACGTTGTGGTAGCGCAGGGCCACCGCCGAACCGCCCGTGGCCCGCGCCCAGGAGGCCGCCAGGTGCTCCTGGGCGAGCTTGGTCGTCGCGTACACGTTCCGGGGATCGACCGGGGCGTCCTCGCCCACCAGGCCGGGGGAGAGGTCCGCGCCGCACACCGGGCACGGCGGCTCGAAGCGCCCCGCGTCCAGGTCGGCGACGGCCCGCGGGCCCGGCCGTACGGTCCCGTGCGCGGCGCAGGTGTACCGGCCCTCGCCGTACACCACCATCGACCCGGCCAGCACCAGCCGCCGTACCCCCGCCCCGGCCATCGCGGCGAGCAGCACCGCCGTGCCGAGGTCGTTGTGGGAGACGTACGCCGGGGCGTCGGCGAAGTCCACGCCCAGGCCGACCATCGCCGCCTGGTGGCACACCGCGTCCACCCCTTTCAGGGCGCGGCGGACGGCGTCGGGGTCCCGTACGTCGGACGCCGGGTCGGCC is a genomic window containing:
- a CDS encoding HAMP domain-containing sensor histidine kinase gives rise to the protein MSDMLLIALYAFLGAVAAGLLGAWVLLLIRRRSLSLHLTVVAAVGVTAMLAGTLAVAQAMFLSRHDLSVVTTVVLMAAVVSLATALLLGRWVAARSRALALAARSFGDGGDFTSPGGPTTAELTDLSRELEATSAKLAESRERERALESSRRELVAWISHDLRTPLAGLRAMSEALEDGVAADPARYLRQIRTEVERLNDMVGDLFELSRIHAGTLALSPSRISLYDLVSDALAGADPLAREHGVRLVGDRVAAVPVEVDGKEMSRVLGNLLVNAIRRTPADGTVAVAAEHRAEGVVLSVTDGCGGIPEEDLPRVFDTGWRGTHARTPPAGAGLGLAIVRGIVEAHAGRATVRNVPGGCRFEVVLPSAAS
- a CDS encoding NAD-dependent epimerase/dehydratase family protein, coding for MRVLVTGGAGFIGSRIVEALVAHGHEPVLYDVRADPASDVRDPDAVRRALKGVDAVCHQAAMVGLGVDFADAPAYVSHNDLGTAVLLAAMAGAGVRRLVLAGSMVVYGEGRYTCAAHGTVRPGPRAVADLDAGRFEPPCPVCGADLSPGLVGEDAPVDPRNVYATTKLAQEHLAASWARATGGSAVALRYHNVYGPGMPRDTPYAGVASFFRSALARGEAPRVFEDGCQRRDFVHVRDVAAANVAALEASSRDGALTSYNTGSGEPHTVGEMARALAGAYGGPEPVVTGEYRLGDVRHITADSARLRADLGWKAEVGFAEGMREFAGAGMRGA